From Triticum urartu cultivar G1812 chromosome 2, Tu2.1, whole genome shotgun sequence, a single genomic window includes:
- the LOC125535185 gene encoding DIBOA-glucoside dioxygenase BX6-like: MASADHLRTLDLKAFDETRAGVKGLADAGVTAVPSIFHHPPESLPDAAPQPHRFTVPVIDLSAAVTTRAAAVAQVREAAETVGFFQVVGHGVPEAATAAMLAAARGFFEEPVEAKAPYYTRDLGRRVRYQSNLNLFKSRAANWRDTLFMELPAAPEEMPAACRSVAPEYARLLQQGLGRTLLGLLSEALGLRPGHLEEEHGCLEGVSLACHYYPACPEPHLTLGTPRHSDADFLTVLLQDAVGGLQILVDLEDEDGAERKQPAWVDVPPVAGALVVNVGDFLQIMSNGRFKSVEHRVVANAVGPRVSVACFFRTDRTAASTTVIEPIVVTDGDGGARYSSTTAEEVVQRHYKVSSALQQQHFRL, translated from the coding sequence ATGGCCTCCGCCGACCACCTCCGCACCCTCGACCTCAAGGCGTTCGACGAGACGAGGGCGGGCGTCAAAGGCCTCGCCGACGCGGGCGTCACCGCCGTCCCGTCCATCTTCCACCACCCGCCAGAGTCCCTCCCGGACGCCGCGCCTCAGCCCCATCGCTTCACCGTCCCGGTCATCGACCTGTCCGCCGCGGTCACCACACGAGCCGCGGCGGTCGCGCAGGTGAGGGAGGCCGCGGAGACGGTGGGCTTCTTCCAGGTGGTGGGCCACGGCGTGCCGGAGGCGGCCACGGCGGCGATGCTCGCGGCGGCGCGCGGCTTCTTCGAGGAGCCCGTGGAGGCCAAGGCGCCCTACTACACCCGCGACCTCGGCCGGCGCGTCCGGTACCAGAGCAACCTCAACCTGTTCAAGTCCCGGGCGGCCAACTGGCGCGACACGCTCTTCATGGAGCTGCCGGCGGCGCCGGAGGAGATGCCGGCGGCGTGCAGGAGCGTGGCGCCGGAGTACGCGCGGCTGCTGCAGCAGGGGCTGGGCCGCACGCTGCTGGGTCTGCTGTCGGAGGCGCTGGGCCTCCGCCCCGGCCACCTCGAGGAGGAGCACGGGTGCCTGGAGGGCGTCAGCCTGGCATGCCACTACTACCCGGCCTGCCCGGAGCCGCACCTCACCCTCGGCACGCCGCGGCACTCCGACGCCGACTTCCTCACCGTGCTCCTCCAGGACGCCGTCGGCGGCCTCCAGATTCTCGTCGACCTCGAGGACGAGGACGGCGCAGAACGGAAGCAGCCGGCGTGGGTGGACGTGCCGCCGGTGGCGGGGGCGCTGGTGGTGAACGTGGGGGACTTCCTGCAGATCATGTCCAACGGCAGGTTCAAGAGCGTGGAGCACCGCGTGGTGGCCAACGCCGTCGGGCCGCGGGTCTCGGTGGCGTGCTTCTTCCGGACGGACCGCACCGCCGCGTCGACGACGGTAATAGAGCCGATCGTCGTcaccgacggcgacggcggcgcgcggTACAGCAGCACGACCGCGGAGGAGGTGGTCCAGCGGCACTACAAGGTGTCCTCTGCACTCCAGCAGCAGCACTTCAGGCTCTGA